From the Clostridium putrefaciens genome, one window contains:
- a CDS encoding SNF2 helicase associated domain-containing protein — translation MDTLWKLRKELIEVQLMIFSFDDNDIKDLLGDVVYNTGLDMYYRNKVRKIDVLEDTKNTFSVVSTVESAYDLKDYKVNILMNRRNGAMYSSCNCLDFTENGKCKHISAVFIKINREGTTQKSRMREVLKDDGSELLNYYRQESKDNYKANELINMEALIEINDDFYKPYALELKIGLERLYVVKNLKEFIESVFLNEQSIYFGKGFEFYPKTQHFSKEDYEVLLLIKEIYDNNNHVNANIYVNKSMFFSGKRAYLTESQLIKFLSLKSGLKINAIIKGKDYKDINIFARDIPLSFNISMTDDVLSLKLNEGIPESVDRKNKIYMYKGDLYLPSKEQIKSLMPIYKTMKKQGSNNINFKKSEISEVATYIIPKLRLISESIISDESLESIIKEEPLEISFYLDKDKEYVSCDIVFKYGDASFNLKDKSQDNKAFVIIRKLNEEDVALRTLEDMGFEKENDKYYLKDEDMIIDFVAQGIGNINSLGEIYYSDSFKNIQIMSSKSFKSSISLNNANLLEFDFEVEGMDKSELKSLFNSLKQRKRYYRLKSGDILPLNSEEIQNFNLLMQTLDIDADKLSKGKVILPKYASLYIDENIKSNNLNFISKNKTFEDLVNAMKDIKDSNYELPKGITGNLRDYQKIGFKWFKTLSYCDFGGILGDEMGLGKTFQAISYIASEKEEGMLNTPVLIVCPTSLVYNWLSEFEKFAPNLQILVVSGSKNERLIQREGLLEYDVIITSYPLIRRDIEAYEDITFSICILDEAQQIKNPSSLNAQSVKEVKAQKRFALTGTPIENSLTELWSIFDFIMPGYLKTQGKFSKKFEMPIVKDKDEVALKELLKLIRPFILRRFKRDVALELPEKIEHKVIVDMTEEQKKLYVSYVTSFKEEIKEEIKEKGFNRSKIKILSLLTRLRQICCDPSSFLDDYTGDSGKYITLDEILEESLSNGHRVLLFSQFTTILKSIKERLDKNNIKSMYLDGSVPSNKRMGMVNEFNDGDAQVFLISLKAGGTGLNLTGADLVIHFDPWWNPAVEDQAVDRAHRIGQTKTVEVIKLITKGTIEEKIYDLQEKKKEIIKSVLDGENHDKVLLGTMTEEDMEDLFKI, via the coding sequence ATGGATACTTTATGGAAGTTACGTAAGGAATTAATAGAGGTGCAACTTATGATTTTTAGTTTTGACGATAATGACATTAAAGATTTACTAGGAGATGTAGTTTATAATACAGGGCTTGATATGTATTACAGAAATAAGGTAAGGAAAATTGATGTTTTAGAGGACACGAAAAATACCTTTTCTGTTGTGTCTACGGTGGAGTCAGCTTATGATCTAAAGGATTATAAGGTGAATATATTAATGAATAGAAGGAATGGAGCTATGTATTCTAGCTGTAACTGTTTAGATTTCACTGAAAATGGAAAGTGTAAGCACATATCAGCTGTATTTATAAAGATTAATAGAGAAGGTACCACGCAAAAGAGCAGAATGAGAGAAGTACTTAAAGACGACGGCTCAGAGCTACTAAACTATTATAGACAAGAATCAAAGGATAACTATAAAGCAAATGAACTTATTAATATGGAAGCATTAATAGAAATTAATGATGACTTTTATAAGCCATATGCATTAGAGCTTAAGATAGGGCTAGAGAGGCTTTACGTGGTTAAAAACTTAAAAGAGTTTATAGAAAGTGTCTTTTTAAATGAACAGTCAATTTATTTTGGAAAAGGATTTGAATTTTATCCTAAAACTCAACATTTTTCAAAAGAAGATTATGAGGTGCTTTTACTTATTAAAGAAATATATGATAATAATAATCATGTAAATGCCAATATATATGTAAATAAATCAATGTTTTTTAGTGGTAAAAGAGCTTATTTAACAGAGTCACAGTTAATTAAATTTTTAAGCTTAAAAAGTGGATTAAAAATAAATGCTATTATTAAAGGAAAAGATTACAAGGATATAAATATATTTGCAAGGGATATACCACTTAGTTTTAATATTTCTATGACTGATGATGTATTAAGCTTAAAGTTAAATGAAGGTATTCCGGAATCAGTGGATAGAAAAAATAAGATATATATGTATAAGGGGGATTTATACCTACCTTCGAAAGAACAAATAAAATCACTTATGCCTATATACAAAACTATGAAAAAACAAGGTAGTAACAATATAAACTTTAAAAAGAGCGAAATTAGTGAGGTGGCAACTTATATTATACCGAAACTTAGACTTATAAGTGAAAGTATAATATCAGATGAAAGCTTAGAAAGTATTATAAAAGAAGAGCCTTTAGAAATTAGCTTTTACTTAGATAAAGACAAGGAATATGTAAGCTGCGATATAGTTTTTAAATATGGAGATGCCTCATTTAACTTAAAAGATAAGAGTCAAGATAATAAGGCCTTTGTGATTATAAGGAAACTAAATGAGGAGGATGTTGCTCTTAGAACCTTAGAAGATATGGGTTTTGAAAAAGAAAATGATAAATATTACTTAAAAGATGAAGATATGATAATAGATTTTGTAGCCCAAGGTATAGGAAATATAAATTCACTTGGTGAAATTTATTACTCAGATAGCTTTAAAAACATTCAGATAATGTCATCTAAGAGTTTCAAGTCATCTATATCACTAAATAATGCAAATTTATTAGAGTTCGACTTTGAAGTAGAAGGCATGGATAAATCAGAACTTAAAAGCCTATTTAATTCATTAAAACAAAGAAAAAGGTATTATAGGCTTAAAAGCGGTGATATCCTTCCCTTAAATTCAGAAGAAATTCAAAATTTTAATTTATTAATGCAAACCTTAGATATTGATGCAGATAAATTATCTAAAGGTAAGGTTATATTACCTAAATATGCTTCACTTTATATAGATGAGAATATAAAGTCTAATAATCTTAATTTTATTTCAAAAAATAAAACCTTTGAAGATTTAGTGAATGCTATGAAGGATATAAAAGATTCAAATTATGAATTACCAAAAGGAATAACAGGTAACCTAAGGGATTATCAAAAAATAGGATTTAAGTGGTTTAAGACTCTTTCTTATTGTGATTTTGGTGGTATACTCGGAGATGAAATGGGACTTGGGAAAACCTTTCAAGCTATAAGCTATATTGCATCAGAAAAGGAAGAGGGAATGCTTAATACCCCAGTTTTAATAGTATGCCCTACGTCTTTGGTATATAATTGGCTTAGTGAATTTGAAAAGTTTGCACCAAATCTTCAGATACTTGTAGTTTCAGGTAGCAAAAACGAGAGACTAATTCAAAGAGAAGGACTACTAGAATATGATGTAATTATAACTTCATATCCACTTATAAGAAGAGATATAGAGGCGTATGAAGATATAACATTTAGTATATGTATTTTAGATGAAGCGCAGCAAATAAAAAATCCATCATCTTTAAATGCTCAGTCCGTTAAGGAAGTAAAAGCACAAAAGAGGTTTGCATTAACAGGTACACCAATTGAAAACTCACTAACAGAACTTTGGTCAATTTTTGACTTTATTATGCCGGGATATTTAAAGACTCAAGGCAAATTTTCAAAGAAATTTGAAATGCCTATAGTAAAGGATAAAGATGAGGTAGCATTAAAGGAACTATTAAAGCTTATAAGACCATTTATATTAAGAAGGTTTAAAAGAGATGTAGCTTTAGAACTTCCGGAAAAGATAGAGCATAAAGTAATAGTGGATATGACAGAAGAGCAAAAGAAGCTGTATGTTTCTTATGTTACCTCCTTTAAGGAAGAAATAAAAGAAGAGATAAAGGAGAAGGGCTTTAATAGGAGCAAGATTAAGATACTTTCTTTGCTTACAAGGTTAAGACAGATTTGTTGTGATCCTTCAAGCTTTTTAGATGATTATACTGGAGATAGTGGAAAATATATTACCTTAGATGAAATATTAGAGGAAAGCCTTTCAAATGGTCATAGAGTTCTGCTATTTTCACAGTTCACTACAATCTTAAAAAGTATAAAAGAAAGACTAGACAAAAATAATATAAAATCTATGTATTTAGATGGGTCTGTGCCATCAAATAAAAGAATGGGAATGGTTAATGAGTTTAATGATGGAGATGCACAGGTGTTTTTAATATCATTAAAAGCAGGTGGAACTGGACTGAACCTTACAGGGGCAGATTTAGTAATACACTTTGATCCTTGGTGGAATCCAGCAGTAGAAGATCAAGCTGTAGATAGGGCTCATAGAATAGGTCAAACAAAAACTGTAGAAGTAATAAAACTAATAACAAAGGGAACCATAGAGGAAAAGATTTATGATCTTCAGGAAAAGAAAAAAGAAATAATAAAAAGTGTTCTTGACGGAGAAAACCATGATAAAGTGCTTTTAGGTACTATGACAGAGGAAGATATGGAAGACTTGTTTAAAATTTAA
- the msrA gene encoding peptide-methionine (S)-S-oxide reductase MsrA gives MKEIVLCGGCFWGIEAYMLKVKGVIETKVGYANGDRVNPTYEEVCTKITGHAEACLVKYDESIITLEELLNRFWSIIDPTIRDRQGNDKGTQYRTGIYYLDEKDLDTILKTKDKQQEKYEADIVTQIEPLKCFYDAEEYHQKYLKKNPGGYCHINLDF, from the coding sequence ATGAAGGAAATAGTTCTTTGTGGAGGATGTTTTTGGGGTATAGAGGCATACATGTTAAAAGTAAAGGGTGTAATAGAAACAAAGGTTGGATATGCAAACGGAGATAGAGTAAATCCAACTTATGAAGAAGTTTGTACAAAGATTACAGGTCATGCAGAGGCTTGTCTAGTAAAGTATGATGAAAGTATTATAACATTAGAAGAACTTTTAAACAGATTCTGGTCTATAATAGATCCAACTATAAGGGATAGACAAGGAAATGATAAAGGAACACAATATAGAACTGGAATATATTATTTAGATGAGAAAGACTTAGACACAATACTAAAAACTAAAGACAAACAACAAGAAAAGTATGAGGCGGATATAGTTACTCAAATAGAACCTCTTAAATGCTTTTATGATGCAGAAGAGTATCATCAAAAGTATTTAAAAAAAAACCCAGGTGGATATTGTCACATAAATTTAGATTTTTAA
- a CDS encoding HAMP domain-containing methyl-accepting chemotaxis protein has product MLNNLKVRVKILLLSMSMILLCCIIGSVGYYYISKANKDMETLYSENLMSVEYINDNRNQSRVIEADMYSIILHQGDENIQNEKMKDIEKRTKTFEENWMNYKKSDLDLFEIDIVGRVESTLKTYEKVRSHVIKLALEGKSDEALKKYHEVEPIANEFQDKLNELASYNSKVAKEINQQNDNEFQSSIRILQIVMVISVISSIVLTVIISNSITKPLEVSVEYLDKVATGDFSTELPEIFNKRQDEIGTMGKSMGTMRESLKNLMIVLKVQSDGIEAIVNSTLKNINDLNTNIEEVSATTEELSAGMEETAASSEEMNASSLEIQRAVQSIAARAQDGAVSAGKINKRAVDIKNEVISSQQKVLKIFEDNKETLEKAIENSTVVKQINVLSESIMQITSQTNLLALNAAIEAARAGEAGKGFSVVAEEIRKLAEQSKDTVIEIQSITGKVTKSVNELADSSNELLQFVSVDVQNDYKYMLNVAELYSEDANLIDELVTEFSSTSEELLASTEEIIKTIEQVSQASGEGAEGTGNIAERVMDITQKSLDITEESEKSKKVADKLKIEVNKFKI; this is encoded by the coding sequence ATGTTAAATAATTTAAAAGTAAGAGTAAAGATACTTTTATTGTCTATGTCAATGATCCTATTATGTTGTATTATTGGGAGTGTGGGGTATTATTATATATCTAAAGCTAACAAAGATATGGAAACATTATATTCTGAGAACTTAATGTCCGTTGAATATATAAATGATAATAGAAATCAATCAAGGGTTATAGAAGCGGATATGTATTCTATTATATTACATCAGGGAGATGAGAATATACAAAATGAAAAGATGAAGGATATAGAAAAGAGGACTAAAACATTTGAAGAAAACTGGATGAATTATAAAAAAAGTGATTTAGATTTATTTGAAATAGATATAGTAGGTAGAGTTGAAAGTACCCTTAAAACATACGAAAAGGTAAGAAGTCATGTTATAAAACTTGCATTAGAAGGTAAAAGTGATGAGGCATTAAAAAAGTATCATGAAGTAGAACCTATAGCAAATGAGTTCCAAGATAAGTTAAATGAACTTGCATCTTATAATAGTAAGGTAGCTAAAGAAATTAACCAACAAAATGACAATGAATTCCAAAGTTCTATTAGGATACTGCAAATAGTTATGGTGATTAGTGTAATTAGTTCTATTGTACTTACTGTAATTATTTCTAACTCTATTACAAAACCACTAGAGGTAAGCGTAGAATACTTAGATAAAGTAGCAACAGGTGACTTTTCTACAGAACTTCCTGAAATATTTAATAAAAGGCAAGATGAAATTGGTACTATGGGAAAATCTATGGGTACTATGAGAGAGTCTTTAAAGAACTTGATGATAGTTTTAAAGGTACAGTCTGATGGTATAGAGGCTATAGTTAATAGTACATTAAAAAATATAAATGATCTTAATACTAATATTGAAGAGGTTTCAGCAACTACAGAAGAACTTTCAGCTGGAATGGAAGAAACCGCAGCATCTTCTGAAGAGATGAATGCATCTTCATTAGAAATACAAAGAGCAGTTCAATCTATAGCAGCTAGAGCGCAAGATGGTGCAGTTTCAGCTGGAAAGATAAATAAAAGAGCAGTTGATATAAAAAATGAAGTTATATCATCACAACAAAAGGTATTAAAGATATTTGAAGATAATAAAGAAACCTTAGAAAAGGCTATAGAAAATTCAACGGTTGTAAAGCAAATAAATGTATTATCAGAATCAATTATGCAAATAACCTCTCAAACTAACCTTCTAGCTTTAAATGCGGCTATAGAAGCTGCAAGGGCAGGTGAGGCAGGAAAAGGATTCTCTGTAGTTGCAGAAGAAATAAGGAAACTTGCAGAACAATCAAAAGATACAGTAATTGAAATACAAAGTATAACAGGGAAGGTTACGAAGTCGGTAAATGAGTTAGCGGATAGTTCTAATGAATTACTTCAGTTTGTTTCTGTAGATGTTCAAAATGATTATAAATATATGTTAAATGTAGCAGAACTGTATAGTGAAGACGCTAATTTAATAGATGAGTTAGTAACAGAATTCAGTTCAACATCTGAAGAGCTATTAGCATCTACAGAGGAAATTATAAAAACTATAGAGCAAGTATCTCAAGCTTCTGGTGAAGGTGCAGAAGGTACAGGAAACATTGCTGAAAGAGTAATGGATATAACTCAAAAATCCTTAGATATAACAGAGGAATCAGAAAAGTCAAAAAAAGTTGCAGATAAGCTAAAAATAGAAGTAAATAAATTTAAAATTTAA
- a CDS encoding methyl-accepting chemotaxis protein: protein MFNNLKVRDKIFLLSTLMTILCCIIGFAGYIYISKSNKNMTSLYSENLIPIQYINENRTQARAMEADIYYIMLRTDDKEVQNKNIKDLERRTKKFHETWAKYKDHDMDEFEKQRVASIESRFQKYSSGTDQAIKLALDGNTAEALVKYYEVEEIGEKFQEESIELATYSSDSAKDINDRNKENFKRVVTLFQIMMVVTIAIEIILSLTISKSIVKPLEISVEYLNTISRGDLTLEVPEIFNKRKDEIGIMGKSMVLMKESLTELIRSLKIESSNIESIVNSTLQNVSDLNANIEEVSATTEELSAGMEETAASSEEMNASSEEIERAVQSIANRAQDGAVSAARISKRAIDIKSEVIESQQKMSVIFSNNKESLEKAIENSKVVKQINILSESIMQITSQTNLLALNAAIEAARAGESGRGFSVVAEEIRKLAEQSKDTVIEIQNVTGKVTKSVNDLSDSSNELLKFMSVDVGNDYDNMASVAQMYSEDANLIDELVTDFSLTSQELLASTEEIIKTIEQVAQASNEGAEGTGTIAEKTIYITQRSLEITKETEKSKEVANKLKIEVDKFKI from the coding sequence ATGTTTAATAATTTAAAGGTAAGAGATAAGATATTTTTATTATCTACATTAATGACTATATTGTGTTGTATTATTGGATTTGCGGGGTACATATATATATCAAAGTCAAACAAGAATATGACATCACTATATTCTGAGAACTTAATTCCAATACAATATATAAATGAAAATAGGACCCAAGCAAGAGCTATGGAAGCGGATATATATTACATAATGTTACGTACAGATGATAAAGAAGTACAAAATAAAAATATAAAAGACTTAGAAAGGAGAACTAAAAAGTTTCATGAAACTTGGGCAAAATATAAAGACCATGATATGGATGAATTTGAAAAACAAAGAGTTGCTAGTATCGAAAGTAGGTTTCAAAAATATTCAAGTGGAACAGATCAAGCAATAAAGCTAGCGCTAGATGGTAATACTGCGGAAGCGTTAGTAAAATACTATGAGGTTGAAGAAATAGGAGAAAAATTCCAAGAGGAATCTATAGAACTGGCAACATACAGTTCTGATAGCGCTAAAGATATTAATGATAGAAATAAAGAAAACTTTAAAAGGGTTGTAACTTTGTTTCAAATTATGATGGTAGTTACTATAGCTATTGAAATTATACTTTCTTTAACTATTTCTAAATCTATTGTAAAACCTTTGGAAATAAGTGTAGAATACTTAAATACAATATCTAGAGGAGACTTAACGTTAGAAGTTCCTGAAATCTTTAATAAAAGAAAAGATGAAATTGGTATTATGGGTAAATCTATGGTATTGATGAAAGAATCGTTAACAGAACTAATAAGATCTTTAAAGATAGAGTCAAGTAATATAGAGTCTATAGTTAATAGTACATTACAAAATGTAAGTGATCTTAATGCTAATATAGAAGAAGTTTCAGCAACAACAGAAGAACTTTCAGCTGGAATGGAAGAAACAGCAGCATCTTCAGAAGAGATGAATGCATCTTCAGAAGAAATAGAAAGGGCTGTACAATCTATTGCAAATAGAGCTCAAGATGGAGCGGTTTCTGCTGCAAGAATAAGTAAAAGGGCAATTGATATAAAAAGTGAAGTTATAGAATCACAACAAAAGATGTCAGTTATATTTTCAAATAATAAAGAGTCATTAGAAAAGGCTATAGAAAATTCAAAAGTAGTTAAGCAAATAAATATATTATCTGAGTCAATTATGCAAATAACTTCTCAAACTAATCTTTTAGCCTTGAATGCGGCTATAGAAGCTGCTAGAGCAGGAGAATCAGGAAGAGGGTTTTCAGTAGTTGCAGAAGAAATAAGAAAGCTTGCAGAACAATCAAAAGACACCGTAATTGAAATACAAAATGTGACAGGAAAGGTTACTAAATCAGTGAATGATTTGTCGGATAGTTCTAATGAGTTACTTAAGTTTATGTCTGTAGATGTTGGAAATGATTACGATAATATGGCAAGTGTGGCACAGATGTATAGTGAAGACGCTAATTTAATTGATGAACTAGTAACAGATTTCAGTTTAACATCACAGGAGTTATTAGCTTCTACCGAGGAAATTATAAAAACTATAGAGCAAGTAGCACAAGCTTCTAATGAAGGGGCAGAAGGTACAGGAACCATTGCTGAAAAGACAATATACATAACACAAAGGTCTTTAGAGATAACAAAGGAAACAGAGAAATCAAAAGAAGTTGCTAATAAACTTAAAATAGAAGTAGATAAGTTTAAAATATAA
- a CDS encoding S9 family peptidase: MRKLNLDEFTKYKFLSNVDLSSNGKFACFVMHESNVEDNKYSSNLWLYNEGSGEYRKLTSFDKESNFIWLEDGENILFSSVRDDKDKKRLKDGGAFTQFYKINIHGGEAEKLFRVPLRVGSIKEVREDKFIFTAEYNPMEFNLDGLSDEEKSKELKKRKEEKDYQVIDEIPFWSNGSGFTNKKRDRLYIYDIGSNKCKAITEEISTVGSFNLNEDKSKVVFVANDFKDMLSMIDNVYTYDIESENIDKLTKDEKFSYSYVNFMKDDTIILMGSDMERYGINENAKFYKINTETKKCICITPDFETSTWNSVGSDARYGGGAGFKKYKDHLYFITTERYSSHLNIIDLEGNIEKIIETNGSVDSYAVNGEEILFIGLRDLKLQELYSLRDKKEVQLTDFNEWVNKEISLSKIEKLEVETEDGVIIDGWVLKPADFDEKKIYPAILDIHGGPKTVYGEVFYHEMQYFASEGYFVFFCNPRGSDGKGNEFSDIRGKYGSIDYDDLMKFTDEVLNKYENIDKDRVGVTGGSYGGFMTNWIIGHTDRFKAAASQRSISNWISKFGTTDIGYYFVDDQQSGTPWNNADKLWWHSPLKYADKVKTPTLFIHSDEDYRCWMAEALQMFSALKYHGVDSRMCLFKGENHELSRSGKPAHRMRRLKEIINWFDHYLK; this comes from the coding sequence ATGAGAAAGTTAAACTTAGATGAATTTACTAAATATAAGTTTTTATCAAATGTTGATTTATCGTCTAATGGGAAATTTGCTTGCTTTGTTATGCATGAATCAAATGTCGAGGATAATAAGTATTCATCTAATCTATGGTTATATAATGAGGGAAGTGGTGAGTATAGGAAACTCACTTCATTTGATAAAGAATCCAATTTTATATGGTTAGAAGATGGAGAAAATATATTATTTTCAAGTGTTAGAGATGACAAGGATAAGAAAAGGTTAAAAGATGGTGGGGCTTTTACTCAATTTTATAAGATAAATATTCATGGAGGAGAGGCTGAAAAGTTATTTAGAGTACCTCTAAGAGTAGGAAGCATTAAAGAAGTTAGGGAAGATAAATTTATATTTACAGCAGAATATAATCCAATGGAATTTAATTTAGATGGATTAAGTGATGAAGAAAAGTCAAAGGAATTAAAGAAAAGAAAAGAAGAAAAGGACTATCAGGTAATAGATGAAATTCCATTTTGGAGTAATGGTAGTGGATTTACTAACAAAAAGAGGGACAGGCTATATATTTATGATATAGGAAGTAATAAATGTAAGGCAATAACTGAGGAGATAAGTACTGTTGGAAGTTTTAATTTAAATGAAGATAAATCAAAGGTAGTATTTGTTGCAAATGATTTTAAAGATATGTTATCAATGATAGATAATGTTTATACCTATGATATTGAAAGCGAAAATATAGATAAGTTAACAAAAGACGAAAAGTTTTCTTATTCTTATGTAAACTTTATGAAGGACGATACTATTATTTTAATGGGAAGTGACATGGAAAGGTACGGTATAAATGAAAATGCTAAGTTTTATAAAATCAATACTGAGACTAAAAAGTGTATTTGTATAACACCTGACTTCGAAACTAGCACATGGAATTCTGTAGGTTCTGATGCTAGGTATGGAGGAGGAGCGGGATTTAAAAAATATAAAGATCATTTATACTTTATAACAACAGAAAGGTACAGTTCTCATTTAAATATAATAGATTTAGAAGGAAACATAGAAAAGATCATAGAAACTAATGGTTCTGTAGATAGTTATGCAGTAAATGGAGAAGAAATACTATTTATTGGATTAAGAGATTTAAAGCTTCAAGAACTATATAGTTTAAGAGATAAAAAAGAAGTACAATTAACTGATTTTAATGAATGGGTTAATAAAGAAATAAGCCTTTCTAAAATTGAAAAGTTAGAAGTAGAAACAGAAGATGGAGTTATAATAGATGGATGGGTACTAAAGCCTGCAGATTTTGATGAAAAGAAAATATATCCTGCTATACTTGATATTCATGGAGGGCCTAAAACTGTTTATGGTGAAGTGTTCTACCATGAGATGCAATACTTTGCGAGTGAAGGATATTTTGTATTCTTCTGTAATCCAAGAGGAAGCGATGGAAAAGGAAATGAATTTTCAGATATAAGAGGGAAGTATGGTAGTATTGATTATGATGACTTAATGAAGTTTACTGATGAAGTTTTAAATAAATATGAAAACATAGATAAGGATAGAGTTGGCGTAACTGGTGGGTCCTATGGCGGATTTATGACTAACTGGATAATAGGTCATACAGATAGATTTAAAGCAGCGGCCTCTCAAAGAAGTATATCTAACTGGATATCAAAATTTGGTACTACAGATATAGGATATTACTTTGTAGATGACCAGCAAAGTGGTACACCTTGGAATAATGCTGATAAGTTATGGTGGCATTCCCCTCTTAAATATGCAGATAAAGTTAAGACACCAACATTATTTATTCATTCTGATGAGGATTATAGATGTTGGATGGCTGAGGCACTTCAGATGTTTAGTGCACTTAAATATCATGGGGTAGATTCAAGGATGTGCTTATTTAAAGGAGAAAATCATGAATTAAGCAGAAGTGGAAAGCCAGCCCACAGGATGAGAAGGCTTAAGGAAATAATAAATTGGTTTGATCATTATTTAAAGTAA
- a CDS encoding NfeD family protein — MEKVFYYCFFIGIIYSILSVILGGIFDIFNIGGSIDLNFEFPFISLMRPAVLAVFATVFGGMGLIGIRNGWKYTILIATVLGICSAFFIWRFVIVNLLKAENTSSVKRKDLIGSEAFVIETILEGKVGSITYVANGNKYSSPARCIRATKIPVGEKVIIKEIKENTFFVMTFDVQNESK; from the coding sequence ATGGAGAAGGTATTTTATTATTGTTTTTTTATAGGTATAATTTATTCGATTTTATCAGTAATATTAGGAGGAATATTTGATATATTTAATATTGGTGGCAGTATTGATTTGAATTTTGAGTTTCCATTTATATCTTTAATGAGACCAGCAGTATTGGCAGTTTTCGCAACAGTATTTGGAGGTATGGGGCTTATAGGTATAAGAAATGGATGGAAATATACTATTTTAATTGCCACAGTTCTAGGAATATGTTCAGCGTTTTTTATATGGAGGTTTGTTATAGTTAATTTATTAAAAGCTGAAAATACTAGTTCGGTAAAAAGGAAAGACCTTATAGGGTCAGAAGCCTTTGTTATAGAAACTATTTTAGAAGGTAAAGTTGGATCTATAACTTATGTAGCTAATGGAAATAAGTATTCATCTCCAGCTAGATGCATTAGGGCTACTAAAATACCTGTAGGTGAAAAAGTTATTATAAAAGAAATCAAGGAAAATACATTCTTTGTTATGACCTTTGATGTACAAAATGAATCTAAATAA